One region of Trichosurus vulpecula isolate mTriVul1 chromosome 1, mTriVul1.pri, whole genome shotgun sequence genomic DNA includes:
- the ZNF646 gene encoding zinc finger protein 646, whose translation MEDTPALISCPDCQRHFPSLPELARHRELLHHSPPSRNGDEADGIPRPYRCVQCGRGYRHAGSLVNHRRTHEIGRFPCTTCNKDFSNPMALKSHLRTHAPEGRRRHRPPRHKEATSYSQGQMTTADIWGGVPGPGENWNNQASHGQSAHVWEAGPDPREASSAWEKPPGHRGGWENRTESKESAEGWGNTSDPTEAPALPAPASSLLSNLEQYLAESMVDFTGNERPPQSPPAEDERRYKCGQCGKAYKHAGSLTNHRQSHALGVYPCAICFKEFSNLMALKNHSRLHAQYRPYQCPRCPRAFRLPSELLGHQQAHEGEGKELPWEEKGEPSANGHGESGRDKDQLHGTKDLNASGEFNTSGELVAGELNEGGIEEYRPFRCGDCGRTYRHAGSLINHRKSHETGVYPCPVCPKQLFNAAALKNHLRAHLKTRRSGGEEEQHQPPPTTPLPSVMAPPPEVDPEEEENPATPTTTTDHRPYKCNECGRAYRHRGSLVNHRHSHQTGEYQCSLCPRQYPNLMALRNHVRVHFKAARRNGSQGREEPQIQDGESITPCLEREDSTPGQEEDCPEEEKEQQTAQRKEDPSEEGTMDSLPEVDVAVAQICGLCGMLFDDVQSLKQHGQTHQEGEGNRVESVESPPRAYSCRDCGKTYRHSGSLINHRQTHQTGDFGCGTCAKHFHTVAAMKSHLRRHSRRRNKRHQRRNAGITDGSSSGALVTDRNESSSEDYQDKDLVVKEEEKEKIDFHKDVKVNGVNMANGKLESSENCFQGDIERDKCKLERNEACFQSNEEGKDNEEGLEGKESCFLGNPVTIGNKGDSGDTPALVEGEHKQESMCDAISHGPEALNGWRASGHHTCHDCGRSFHHPAGLLNHRPCHPPGIYQCSLCPKEFDSLPALRSHFQNHGPGEATSGQPFLCCLCGMIFPGRADYRQHRSQAHDSPGESQGSSEDEEEETLASNSTPLQLSEAELLNQLQREVEGLDGAGYGHICACCGQTYDDLGSLERHHQSLGNISVDEMDVTPVDVVEKNGISETTIGDISERTVDSISQDDTGTISGECLDTVSRDSMEAVETIDTTSVLEIEGTSAEAVPETLSPTQPRPFQCSQCGKTYRHGGSLVNHRKTHQTGDFSCPICARRYPNLAAYRNHLRNHPRCKGAEPQLGVIPTVESKETQKAAEVGPSQMPSEELQKGLKEKAVEDIPIKKEPEETTVKGEEVPLKDSGMEEGNSEKEASMDRPFGCELCGRTYKHAGSLINHRQSHQTGHFGCQACSKGFSNLMALKNHRRIHAEPRRFHCGECGKAFRLRKQLANHQRVHGEQRIGYSGGARKLLPKSPSLPRDERPFRCGQCGRSYRHAGSLLNHRRSHEIGQYSCPTCPKTYSNRMALKNHQRLHSESRRRRTGRARRGGGPRVAVRCALCSRSFPRRASLERHLREHEEASKRELDVIKVLSQTNFRGESQAGISELEGRSLECDLGTQVDNQAKGTEELDQGTSGLSGGQEGNGQQLSWITGNTDGWHVNEIPVSKPSSQKHTSSSDYGFGSPCSQEEDSQPKEPDLSSLEGWDSGPAQDQDSSSQSQLELRPFCCGQCGKTYRHAGSLLNHRNTHKTGHYHCQLCSKEFSNPMAAKNHGRIHTAARRFKCPHCGKAFRASRELTSHQRAHALGQVQAPPQTEKADRQEVESKGDMEDKCMSGQGETHRVTKEISGSETAVKEAEEAGLKQATEEERPFSCAQCGRSYRHAGSLLNHQKAHATGLYPCSLCPKLLPNLLALKNHGRTHTDPKRHRCGVCGKAFRTAARLEGHRRVHAPREGPFSCSHCPRRFRRQISFLQHQQQHKEEWTMTGTGDTQSPAAGGGDLSSPLHPPP comes from the exons ATGGAGGATACCCCTGCCTTGATCAGCTGCCCTGATTGTCAGCGTCATTTCCCCAGCCTCCCAGAACTGGCACGTCACCGTGAGCTGCTCCATCACTCACCTCCAAGCAGGAATGGGGATGAGGCTGATGGGATCCCTCGGCCATACCGATGTGTACAGTGTGGACGGGGTTACCGTCATGCAGGTAGTCTGGTCAATCATCGACGGACCCATGAGATTGGGCGCTTTCCTTGTACCACATGCAACAAGGACTTTTCCAATCCTATGGCCCTCAAGAGTCACCTGAGGACTCATGCCCCTGAGGGCCGCAGGAGGCACAGGCCCCCCCGCCACAAAGAGGCCACATCATATAGCCAGGGTCAGATGACTACCGCTGACATTTGGGGGGGTGTTCCTGGTCCTGGGGAAAACTGGAACAACCAGGCAAGCCATGGACAAAGTGCACATGTATGGGAGGCTGGGCCTGACCCTAGAGAGGCCTCTAGTGCCTGGGAAAAGCCACCTGGACACAGGGGTGGCTGGGAGAACAGGACAGAGTCTAAGGAGAGTGCAGAGGGATGGGGAAATACATCAGACCCCACAGAGGCCCCTGCTCTTCCTGCTCCAGCCAGTAGCCTTCTTAGCAATTTAGAGCAGTACTTAGCTGAATCCATGGTGGATTTCACAGGGAATGAGAGACCACCTCAGTCCCCCCCTGCTGAGGATGAACGTCGATACAAGTGTGGACAATGTGGCAAAGCCTATAAACATGCTGGAAGCTTAACCAACCACCGTCAGAGCCATGCCCTAGGTGTTTACCCCTGTGCTATATGCTTCAAGGAGTTTTCTAACCTTATGGCCCTAAAGAATCATTCTAGGTTACATGCTCAATACAGGCCTTACCAGTGTCCTCGTTGCCCCCGGGCTTTCCGGCTGCCTAGTGAATTGTTGGGACACCAACAAGCCcatgagggagaagggaaagaactaccatgggaagaaaagggagagccATCTGCCAATGGCCATGGAGAAAGTGGTCGTGATAAAGATCAGCTTCATGGTACCAAGGACCTTAATGCCTCTGGAGAGTTCAACACTTCTGGAGAACTTGTTGCTGGGGAGCTTAATGAGGGTGGAATAGAAGAATATAGGCCTTTCCGTTGTGGTGATTGTGGCCGTACTTATCGACATGCTGGGAGCCTTATCAATCACCGGAAGAGTCATGAGACTGGTGTTTATCCCTGCCCAGTCTGTCCAAAGCAGCTATTCAATGCTGCAGCCCTCAAAAATCACTTGCGGGCTCATCTTAAAACTCGTCgtagtgggggggaggaggaacagcATCAACCACCACCTACCACACCACTACCTTCTGTGATGGCACCACCACCAGAGGTTGacccagaggaggaagagaatcctGCTACTCCAACTACTACCACAGACCATCGCCCCTATAAATGCAATGAGTGTGGGCGGGCTTACCGTCACCGGGGAAGCCTGGTAAACCACCGACACAGCCATCAAACTGGTGAATATCAGTGCTCCCTTTGCCCCCGCCAGTATCCAAACCTCATGGCCCTCCGCAATCATGTTAGAGTGCATTTTAAGGCAGCACGACGCAATGGGAGTCAAGGGAGAGAGGAACCACAGATTCAGGATGGGGAGAGTATCACACCTTGCCTAGAAAGAGAGGATTCTACCCCTGGTCAAGAGGAGGATTGCCCCGAAGAGGAGAAGGAACAGCAGACagcccaaaggaaagaagatccTAGTGAAGAAGGGACGATGGACAGTCTTCCAGAAGTAGATGTGGCAGTGGCACAAATATGTGGTCTTTGTGGAATGCTTTTTGATGATGTACAGAGCTTAAAACAACATGGCCAAACCCATCAAGAAGGCGAGGGTAATAGAGTTGAGTCAGTGGAGTCACCTCCAAGGGCCTATTCCTGTAGAGACTGTGGAAAGACTTATCGACATTCAGGAAGTCTCATCAACCACAGACAGACCCACCAGACAGGTGACTTTGGCTGTGgaacatgtgccaagcacttccACACTGTGGCAGCCATGAAGAGCCACTTACGACGTCATAGCCGGAGACGGAACAAGAGGCACCAGCGACGGAATGCTGGGATCACTGATGGGAGCAGCAGTGGAGCATTGGTAACAGATAGAAATGAATCCTCATCAGAGGACTACCAGGACAAGGATTTGGttgtaaaagaggaagaaaaagagaaaattgacttTCACAAAGATGTGAAAGTGAATGGAGTTAATATGGCCAATGGCAAGTTGGAGAGCAGTGAGAACTGTTTTCAGGGTGATATTGAGAGAGACAAATGTAAGCTAGAAAGAAATGAGGCCTGCTTCCAGAGTAATGAAGAGGGCAAAGACAATGAAGAAGGACTAGAAGGGAAGGAGTCCTGTTTCCTTGGGAACCCAGTAACAATAGGCAACAAGGGAGACAGTGGGGACACTCCAGCTTTGGTAGAAGGGGAACATAAACAGGAGAGTATGTGTGATGCCATTTCCCATGGCCCTGAGGCTCTTAATGGTTGGCGGGCCTCTGGCCACCACACATGTCATGACTGTGGGCGATCTTTCCACCATCCAGCTGGCTTATTGAACCATAGACCTTGCCACCCACCAGGCATCTACCAGTGTTCACTCTGCCCTAAGGAATTTGACTCACTCCCTGCCTTGCGCAGCCATTTTCAGAACCATGGACCAGGAGAAGCCACATCAGGGCAGCCTTTTCTTTGTTGCCTCTGTGGCATGATCTTCCCTGGGCGAGCAGATTATAGACAGCATAGAAGTCAGGCCCATGATTCCCCTGGTGAGAGCCAGGGTTCTtcagaggatgaagaagaggagacaTTGGCCTCTAACTCCACTCCCTTGCAGCTCTCCGAAGCAGAGCTACTAAACCAACTACAGCGGGAGGTAGAGGGGCTAGATGGGGCTGGCTATGGGCACATCTGTGCCTGCTGTGGCCAGACATATGATGATCTAGGAAGTCTGGAGCGCCACCATCAGAGTCTAGGAAATATTTCTGTAGATGAAATGGATGTGACTCCCGTTGACGTGGTAGAGAAGAATGGAATCTCAGAGACAACTATCGGTGATATATCTGAAAGGACTGTGGACTCTATCTCTCAAGATGACACAGGCACTATTTCTGGGGAGTGTTTGGACACTGTGTCCAGAGACAGTATGGAAGCTGTAGAGACTATAGATACAACTTCTGTATTAGAGATAGAAGGCACAAGTGCAGAAGCTGTTCCTGAGACCCTCTCTCCTACACAGCCTCGTCCCTTTCAATGTAGTCAGTGTGGTAAGACCTATCGTCATGGTGGGAGCCTGGTAAACCACCGTAAGACTCATCAGACAGGAGACTTTTCCTGTCCCATCTGTGCCCGAAGATATCCCAACTTGGCTGCCTACCGAAATCACTTGCGTAATCATCCCCGTTGCAAAGGGGCAGAACCTCAGTTAGGGGTCATCCCTACAGTAGAAAGCAAGGAAACACAGAAGGCAGCAGAGGTAGGGCCATCCCAGATGCCATCAGAAGAACTGCAGAAAGGGCTTAAAGAGAAGGCAGTGGAAGACATACCCATTAAGAAAGAGCCAGAGGAGACCACTGTGAAGGGAGAGGAAGTGCCACTAAAAGACAGTGGCATGGAAGAGGGGAATTCAGAGAAGGAGGCCAGTATGGATCGTCCCTTTGGCTGTGAATTGTGTGGTCGGACATACAAACATGCTGGTAGCCTCATCAACCATCGACAGAGCCATCAAACAGGACACTTTGGCTGCCAGGCCTGCTCCAAGGGTTTCTCTAATCTCATGGCTCTCAAGAACCACCGGCGTATCCATGCTGAACCTCGTCGATTCCATTGTGGAGAATGTGGCAAAGCTTTTCGGTTGCGAAAACAGCTGGCTAACCATCAGCGTGTCCATGGAGAACAGCGAATTGGCTATTCTGGAGGAGCTCGAAAACTGCTGCCAAAATCACCCTCACTACCACGAGATGAACGACCTTTCCGTTGTGGGCAGTGTGGGAGGTCTTACCGGCATGCTGGAAGCCTTCTGAACCATCGGCGGAGTCATGAGATAGGGCAATACAGCTGTCCAACCTGCCCTAAAACCTATTCAAACCGTATGGCACTAAAGAACCACCAGCGCCTACACTCGGAGAGCCGGAGGCGACGGACAGGAAGGGCAAGGCGTGGGGGTGGACCTCGGGTAGCTGTGCGCTGTGCCCTTTGTAGCCGAAGTTTCCCTAGACGGGCCTCTCTGGAGAGGCATCTACGAGAGCATGAGGAGGCAAGTAAAAGGGAGCTAGATGTAATTAAAGTACTCAGCCAGACAAATTTCAGAGGTGAAAGTCAAGCAGGTATCAGTGAACTAGAAGGAAGATCGTTAGAGTGTGATCTTGGAACTCAGGTTGATAACCAAGCTAAAGGCACGGAAGAATTAGATCAGGGCACCAGTGGGTTATCAGGAGGTCAGGAAGGCAATGGACAGCAATTGTCCTGGATCACTGGGAATACAGATGGGTGGCATGTTAATGAGATACCAGTGAGTAAACCAAGTAGCCAAAAACACACTAGCTCCAGTGACTATGGCTTTGGGAgtccctgcagtcaggaagaagaTAGTCAACCTAAGGAACCAGATTTAAGTAGCTTAGAAGGCTGGGATAGTGGGCCAGCACAGGACCAAGATAGCAGTTCTCAGTCCCAGCTAGAGCTCCGCCCTTTTTGCTGTGGACAGTGTGGTAAGACCTACCGGCACGCAGGCAGCCTTCTAAACCACCGAAATACCCACAAAACAGGCCATTACCACTGTCAGCTCTGCTCTAAGGAATTTTCAAATCCTATGGCTGCCAAAAACCATGGTCGCATTCACACAGCAGCCCGTCGCTTCAAGTGCCCTCACTGTGGAAAAGCTTTCCGTGCCTCCCGTGAGCTGACCAGCCATCAGAGAGCCCATGCTTTGGGTCAAGTCCAGGCCCCACCTCAGACAGAGAAAGCTGATAGGCAAGAGGTTGAGAGTAAAGGGGATATGGAAGATAAGTGTATGTCAGGGCAAGGGGAGACCCATAGAGTCACCAAAGAAATATCAGGGTCTGAGACAGCTGTGAAGGAGGCAGAGGAAGCGGGGCTAAAACAAGCCACAGAAGAAGAGCGTCCTTTCTCTTGTGCCCAATGTGGGCGCTCTTATCGTCATGCTGGCAGCCTGTTGAACCACCAAAAAGCCCATGCCACAGGACTTTATCCTTGCTCTCTCTGCCCCAAGCTACTGCCTAACCTGTTGGCCCTCAAGAATCATGGAAGGACACACACAGACCCTAAGCGCCATCGCTGTGGAGTCTGTGGCAAAGCCTTTCGGACAGCAGCCCGACTGGAAGGCCATAGGAGGGTCCATGCACCTCGAGAAGGACCCTTCTCTTGTTCACATTGCCCTCGCCGCTTCCGTCGCCAAATCAGCTTCTTGCAGCACCAGCAACAACACAAGGAGGAGTGGACAATGACTGGCACTG gAGACACACAGTCACCTGCAGCAGGAGGTGGGGATCTCTCATCTCCCCTCCATCCACCCCCATGA